A stretch of Spodoptera frugiperda isolate SF20-4 chromosome 6, AGI-APGP_CSIRO_Sfru_2.0, whole genome shotgun sequence DNA encodes these proteins:
- the LOC118267768 gene encoding uncharacterized protein LOC118267768, which yields MDRIRFKVNGTECSVGCEVSSDVTLLDYLRNYLQLRGTKYMCREGGCGACMITAAKSPGAPHVAVNSCLTSVTSCEGWDITTIEGLGNRKIGYHPIQKTLAEHHGSQCGYCTIGWVMAMHGFLQSNKDATMLDVEKAFGSNVCRCTGYRPILEAFKKFAKDAPKEDRILDIEDLQICQKSGKACNKSCDEDEWCFVHDDEVKDGVKRILLADGRVWYKPRWVRDVFEILAHEGLQSYMLVAGNTAKGVIPIDEYPRVLIDVSTLQELKAFTYDQNLVVGAGNTLTDFLGILKTASQTEYFGYLINLYNHIDLVAHIPVRNVGTIAGNLMIKHRDNSFPSDIFLLLYTVGAQLTIGDITGAAITVTMDTFLKINMTGKIILNVLLPPLSNEYKFFSYKLMPRAQSAHAIVNIGCLYKLTAGNRVDRARIVYGGLSPKFLRAVATESFLLRKPLFDNTTLQAALAVLEGEMIVEPKPPEPSVEYRRFLAKSLFFKGLLTLCPPSIRASRYESGAINLHASRPVSDGRQIFTTDPQKWPLNQPIAKVESLIQCAGEAQYTEDMPSLPNEVFAAFVLTTVALGTITKIDPTAALACPGVVAFYTAKDIPGLNSFTPAESLLYQRNEEVLCDGNVKYFNQPLGIIVAETQHLADRAAKLVKVTYKNVKNPVIDIKVAKADTARNTLFTSVDATSPGTDVYKTITGSSTLYGQYAFTMETLVCLVKPTEEGLEVHSATQWLDGTHVMISRALKMDENKIDCYVRRIGGGYGMKISRSIQSAVACSLVVQKLNRPCRFIQSLTTNFKAVGKRLPCVNDYVIAVNNAGVIQRLDTTMYEDNGYTINETLTALGAGVYNNCYDATKMNYKAYDTVTDLPKNTWCRSPGTLEAISFMEYIMERISYELSMDPVAVRLANLDATLADELRGMVDTLKTNSDFNTRRAAVDSFNTQNRWKKRGLRWAFARWSPIGAQRFDVNLSVFQGDGTVVITHAGVEMGQGINTKAVQLAAYFLKIPIEKIQIKGNNTIIAPNSFISGGSLTTTSVLIGLKRCCDQLNERLAPIRATLTNPTWEQLITAAFNADVDLQAHGFSGLGDAQVYNVYGMCLVEVEIDILTGESEVLRADILQDVGVSVSPEIDVGQVEGSFVMGLGYWTCERLQYAENGQILTDRTWDYHIPQARDIPQDFRVYFKKNSYSNDVILGSKATGEPAICSTVAVAFAIREAIAQARQESGIPTTQWFNIDGPSTTENICMAIKTKTQDFKFN from the exons ATGGACAGGATCAGGTTTAAGGTCAACGGTACTGAGTGCTCAG TGGGATGCGAGGTCAGCTCGGACGTGACGCTGCTGGACTATCTCCGCAACTACCTCCAGCTGCGCGGCACCAAGTACATGTGCCGCGAGGGTGGCTGCGGAGCCTGCATGATCACCGCTGCCAAGAGCCCTGGAGCTCCCCATGTCGCTGTCAATTCC tGCTTGACATCAGTCACCTCTTGTGAAGGCTGGGACATCACGACCATAGAAGGTCTAGGGAACAGGAAGATAGGCTACCACCCCATACAGAAAACCCTTGCAGAACACCATGGGTCACAGTGCGGCTACTGCACCATTGGATGGGTCATGGCGATGCATGG TTTCTTGCAATCCAATAAAGACGCCACCATGTTGGATGTAGAAAAAGCCTTCGGCAGTAACGTCTGCCGCTGCACAGGCTACAGACCAATCCTGGAAGCCTTTAAGAAATTCGCCAAAGACGCTCCAAAAGAAGACAGGATTCTGGACATAGAAGACTTGCAGATATGCCAGAAGTCAGGGAAGGCTTGCAATAAGTCCTGTGATGAAGACGAATGGTGCTTTGTCCATGATGATGAGGTGAAAGATGGGGTTAAAAGGATACTGTTAGCTGATGGTAGAGTGTGGTACAAGCCAAGATGGGTTCGTGATGTGTTCGAAATACTTGCGCATGAAGGCTTGCAGTCCTATATGTTGGTGGCTGGTAATACTGCTAAAG GAGTCATACCAATAGACGAGTATCCTCGAGTCTTAATAGACGTCAGCACTCTTCAGGAGCTCAAGGCTTTTACGTACGACCAGAATCTCGTGGTCGGTGCTGGAAATACTCTCACAGACTTCCTCGGAATATTGAAGACAGCATCTCAGACGGAATACTTTGGTTACTTAATAAATCTGTACAACCATATTGATTTAGTCGCCCATATACCTGTCAGAAAT GTAGGTACAATCGCAGGTAATCTGATGATCAAACACAGGGACAACTCCTTCCCATCTGACATATTCTTGTTGCTGTACACCGTTGGAGCCCAGCTTACTATTG gTGATATAACCGGGGCCGCTATAACAGTAACGATGGACACCTTCCTAAAGATAAATATGACGGGAAAGATAATTTTGAATGTGCTGCTACCGCCACTGAGTAATGAATACAAATTCTTCTCATATAAG CTGATGCCAAGAGCCCAAAGTGCGCACGCGATAGTCAACATAGGATGTCTTTACAAGCTAACTGCGGGTAACAGGGTCGACAGAGCTAGAATTGTGTACGGAGGTCTTTCTCCTAAGTTCCTGAGAGCAGTAGCTACTGAGAGCTTCTTACTGAGAAAGCCATTGTTCGACAATACCACGTTACAAGCAGCCCTAGCAGTGCTTGAGGGAGAGATGATCGTGGAGCCAAAACCACCGGAGCCTTCTGTGGAGTACAGGAGATTCTTGGCCAAGTCTTTATTCTTTAAG GGCCTGCTAACACTCTGTCCGCCATCTATCAGAGCCTCCCGGTATGAGTCAGGAGCTATTAACTTGCATGCATCCAGACCAGTGTCAGATGGTCGCCAGATCTTCACCACAGATCCTCAGAAGTGGCCTCTTAATCAGCCTATTGCTAAAGTGGAGTCtcta ATTCAATGTGCAGGAGAAGCACAATACACCGAAGACATGCCATCCTTACCGAACGAAGTTTTTGCAGCATTCGTCCTCACAACTGTAGCTCTTGGTACAATCACCAAAATAGATCCAACCGCTGCATtg GCATGCCCAGGTGTTGTAGCTTTCTACACAGCAAAAGACATACCTGGACTTAATTCCTTTACACCAGCCGAAAGTTTACTATACCAGAGAAACGAAGAAGTACTATGCGATGGAAATGTCAAATATTTCAACCAACCCTTGGGCATAATCGTAGCAGAAACCCAACACTTGGCCGACAGAGCTGCCAAACTAGTTAAagtaacatataaaaatgtgaaaaatcCAGTAATAGATATCAAAGTGGCCAAAGCTGATACTGCAAGGAATACTCTCTTTACTTCTGTTGATGCTACTAGTCCTGGTACCGATGTATACAAAACTATTACTGGAAGTAGCACGCTGTATGGACAGTACGCTTTTACTATGGAGACATTAGTTTGTTTAGTCAAACCAACAGAAGAAGGATTAGAAGTCCACTCCGCTACTCAGTGGCTTGATGGAACACATGTCATGATTTCTAGAGCTTTGAAAATGGATGAAAATAA AATCGATTGCTATGTGCGTCGTATTGGCGGTGGATACGGTATGAAGATATCTCGCAGCATTCAATCAGCGGTTGCTTGCAGTCTCGTGGTACAGAAGTTAAATCGTCCCTGCAGGTTCATTCAGTCATTGACCACGAACTTCAAAGCAGTTGGCAAAAGATTACCTTGTGTTAATGATTATGTG ATCGCAGTGAACAATGCAGGAGTAATCCAACGCTTAGACACGACCATGTATGAAGACAATGGTTACACAATCAACGAGACCCTGACAGCTTTGGGCGCAGGCGTCTACAATAACTGTTATGATGCCACCAAGATGAACTACAAAGCATACGACACTGTCACTGATTTGCCCAAAAACACATGGTGTAGATCGCCAG GTACACTAGAAGCCATATCATTTATGGAATACATAATGGAAAGAATTTCCTATGAACTATCTATGGACCCAGTTGCCGTGCGTTTGGCTAACCTTGATGCAACGCTAGCTGATGAACTAAGAGGAATGGTTGATACTCTCAAAACAAATTCTGATTTCAATACTAGACGAGCAGCAGTGGATTCTTTCAATACTCAGAACAGATGGAAGAAACGAGGACTGAGGTGGGCTTTTGCGAGATGGTCACCAATTGGTGCACAACGCTTTGATGTAAATCTATCAGTCTTTCAAGGAGACGGGACTGTAGTCATAACACATGCTGGTGTGGAAATGGGACAAGGCATCAACACGAAAGCAGTACAACTAGCTGCCTACTTCTTAAAAATACCCATAGAAAAGATACAGATTAAAGGAAATAACACCATTATTGCTCcaaacagttttatttctgGTGGAAGTTTGACTACAACATCTGTGCTTATCGGATTGAAGAGATGTTGTGATCAGTTGAATGAAAGGTTGGCGCCTATCAGGGCTACGTTGACCAATCCAACATGGGAGCAGTTAATCACTGCTGCTTTTAATGCTGATGTCGATCTCCAGGCACACGGGTTTTCTGGTTTAGGTGACGCTCAGGTTTACAACGTTTATGGAATGTGTTTGGTGGAAGTTGAAATAGACATATTGACTGGTGAATCTGAAGTCTTGAGGGCAGATATTCTGCAAGATGTCGGTGTTAGTGTCAGCCCTGAAATTGATGTTGGACAG gtgGAAGGGTCCTTCGTGATGGGTCTTGGTTACTGGACCTGTGAGAGGCTGCAATATGCTGAAAATGGACAAATCCTCACAGACAGAACCTGGGACTACCACATACCGCAGGCGAGAGACATTCCTCAGGACTTCAGGGTCTATTTCAAGAAGAATTCCTACAGCAATGATGTTATTCTAGGATCCAAAG CAACTGGAGAGCCAGCTATTTGTTCAACAGTAGCCGTAGCGTTTGCCATCAGAGAAGCCATAGCTCAGGCCAGGCAGGAATCTGGTATTCCGACCACTCAGTGGTTTAATATTG atggGCCGTCCACAACTGAAAATATTTGCATGGCAATAAAAACCAAAACGCAAGACTTTAAGTTTAATTAG